A single Nodosilinea sp. PGN35 DNA region contains:
- the atpA gene encoding F0F1 ATP synthase subunit alpha, whose translation MVSIRPDEISSIIKQQIEQYNQEVKVSNVGTVLQVGDGIARIYGLETAMSGELLEFEDGTVGIALNLEEDNVGAVLMGDGINIKEGSAVTATGKIASVPVGEAMLGRVVDALGRPIDGKGDVQTSETRLIESPAPGIIARKSVYEPMQTGITAIDAMIPIGRGQRELIIGDRQTGKTAIAIDTILNQKSEDVVCVYVAIGQKAASVAQIVDVLRERGALDYTIVVAANANDPAPLQYLAPYTGASLAEYFMYKGKATLIIYDDLTKQAQAYRQMSLLLRRPPGREAYPGDVFYLHSRLLERAAKLSPELGEGSMTALPVIETQAGDVSAYIPTNVISITDGQIFLSSDLFNSGLRPAINAGISVSRVGSAAQIKAMKQVAGKVKLELAQFDELQAFSQFASDLDAATQKQLARGQRLRELLKQPQYSPLPVEEQVAIIYAGINGYMDEVPVEQVVAFSKSLRDYIRNNKPKFAELIRSEKKLGDESEAILKESIAEAKQAFMAAV comes from the coding sequence ATGGTTAGTATCAGACCTGACGAAATTAGCAGCATTATTAAGCAGCAGATTGAGCAGTACAACCAGGAGGTCAAGGTCTCCAACGTGGGTACGGTGCTGCAGGTGGGTGACGGCATTGCCCGCATCTACGGCCTCGAAACCGCCATGTCTGGCGAGCTGCTTGAGTTTGAAGACGGCACTGTAGGAATTGCCCTCAACCTGGAAGAGGACAATGTGGGCGCGGTGCTGATGGGCGACGGCATCAATATTAAGGAAGGCAGTGCCGTTACCGCCACCGGCAAGATTGCGTCGGTGCCGGTGGGTGAGGCCATGCTAGGCCGCGTGGTCGATGCGTTAGGTCGCCCCATTGACGGTAAGGGCGACGTGCAGACCAGCGAAACTCGCCTGATCGAGTCTCCGGCCCCCGGCATCATTGCCCGAAAGTCGGTATATGAGCCGATGCAGACCGGCATTACCGCCATCGACGCCATGATTCCCATCGGTCGGGGCCAGCGTGAGCTGATCATTGGTGACCGCCAGACCGGCAAGACCGCGATCGCCATCGATACCATCCTCAACCAGAAGTCTGAGGATGTGGTGTGCGTCTACGTGGCAATCGGGCAAAAAGCGGCTTCTGTGGCTCAAATTGTAGATGTGCTGCGCGAGCGCGGTGCCCTCGATTACACCATTGTGGTGGCGGCCAACGCCAACGACCCGGCTCCGCTCCAGTACCTGGCTCCCTACACAGGTGCCAGCCTGGCCGAGTACTTTATGTACAAAGGCAAAGCTACCCTGATCATCTACGATGACCTCACCAAGCAGGCCCAGGCCTATCGTCAGATGTCGCTGCTGCTGCGCCGTCCGCCCGGTCGCGAAGCCTACCCTGGCGACGTATTCTACCTGCACTCTCGCCTGCTGGAGCGGGCGGCCAAACTCAGCCCTGAGCTGGGCGAAGGCAGCATGACTGCCCTGCCCGTGATTGAAACCCAGGCGGGGGACGTGTCAGCCTACATCCCCACCAACGTGATTTCGATCACCGATGGCCAGATCTTCCTCTCCTCTGACCTGTTTAACTCGGGTCTGCGCCCCGCCATCAACGCCGGTATCTCGGTGTCGCGGGTGGGGTCTGCGGCTCAGATCAAGGCAATGAAGCAGGTGGCCGGTAAGGTGAAGCTGGAGCTGGCCCAGTTTGACGAACTGCAAGCCTTCTCCCAGTTTGCCTCTGACCTAGATGCCGCTACCCAAAAACAGCTGGCGCGGGGACAGCGCCTGCGGGAACTGCTGAAGCAGCCCCAGTACTCTCCTCTACCGGTGGAAGAGCAGGTGGCAATCATCTATGCTGGCATCAACGGCTACATGGATGAAGTCCCCGTGGAGCAGGTAGTGGCCTTCTCGAAATCTCTGCGCGACTACATCCGCAACAACAAGCCCAAGTTTGCAGAACTGATCCGCAGCGAGAAAAAGCTGGGCGACGAAAGCGAGGCCATTCTCAAGGAAAGCATCGCCGAAGCCAAGCAGGCCTTTATGGCGGCAGTCTAA
- a CDS encoding F0F1 ATP synthase subunit gamma: MPNLKAIRDRIKSVKNTRKITEAMRLVAAAKVRRAQEQVIATRPFADRLAQVLYGLQSRLRFEEADLPLLKQREVKTVALLVISGDRGLCGGYNNNVIRRAEIRAQELAAEGVNYRFILVGRKASQYFKRRDQPIEASFTGMEQIPTADEASTIADELLSLFLSDEVDRVELVYTRFVSLVSSRPVIQTLLPLDPQGLEVPDDEIFRLTTKGGVFQVEREKMAGPAPAEFPQDMIFEQDPVQILDALLPLYLNNQILRALQESAASELAARMTAMNNASDNAKELAKSLNLTYNKARQAAITQEILEVVAGANSLG; encoded by the coding sequence ATGCCTAACCTAAAAGCGATTCGAGACCGCATCAAGTCTGTAAAAAATACCCGCAAGATCACCGAAGCCATGCGGCTGGTGGCGGCGGCCAAGGTACGTCGCGCCCAGGAGCAGGTGATTGCCACCCGCCCCTTTGCCGATCGCCTGGCTCAAGTGCTCTACGGCCTGCAAAGTCGCCTCAGATTTGAGGAGGCCGACCTGCCCCTGCTGAAGCAGCGTGAGGTAAAAACTGTAGCGCTGCTGGTGATCTCCGGCGATCGCGGCCTCTGCGGCGGCTACAACAACAACGTCATTCGCCGGGCCGAAATTCGCGCCCAGGAGCTGGCCGCCGAGGGGGTGAACTACCGCTTTATACTGGTTGGGCGCAAGGCCAGCCAGTACTTTAAGCGCCGCGATCAGCCCATTGAAGCCAGCTTCACCGGTATGGAGCAAATTCCTACCGCCGACGAGGCTTCTACCATCGCCGACGAGCTGCTGTCGCTGTTTCTCTCCGACGAGGTCGACCGCGTTGAGCTGGTCTATACCCGGTTCGTATCGCTGGTCAGCTCTCGCCCGGTGATTCAAACCCTGCTGCCCCTCGACCCCCAGGGGCTAGAGGTGCCCGACGACGAAATCTTCCGCCTCACAACCAAGGGCGGGGTCTTTCAGGTAGAACGGGAAAAAATGGCCGGGCCTGCCCCAGCGGAGTTTCCCCAGGACATGATTTTCGAGCAGGATCCGGTGCAGATTCTAGACGCGCTGCTGCCGCTGTATTTGAACAACCAGATTCTGCGAGCGCTGCAAGAGTCAGCCGCCAGCGAGCTGGCCGCTCGCATGACCGCCATGAACAACGCCAGCGACAACGCCAAGGAGCTGGCTAAATCCCTCAACCTGACCTACAACAAAGCTCGTCAGGCCGCCATTACCCAGGAAATTCTGGAAGTGGTAGCTGGGGCTAACTCCCTGGGCTAG
- the galE gene encoding UDP-glucose 4-epimerase GalE: MKTDKTILVTGGAGYIGSHAVVALQQAGYKVLILDNLVYGHRDLVETALKAELIVGSTLDKALLKDIFSRYAVGAVMHFSAYAYVGESVSDPAKYYENNVVGTLSLLDAMVEAGIQAFVFSSTCATYGVPQEMPITETHPQNPINPYGATKLMVERILTDYDKAYDLRSVRFRYFNAAGAHPNGQLGEDHNPETHLIPLVLQTALGKRESISVFGTDYPTPDGTCVRDYIHVCDLADAHILGLEYLLEGGESAVFNLGNGSGFSVREVIDAAVRITGKSIPVVEGDRRPGDPPALVGSSDRARTTLGWNPQYADIDTILTHAWAWHQKRHG; encoded by the coding sequence ATGAAAACTGACAAAACAATTCTGGTTACAGGGGGCGCTGGCTACATCGGCAGCCACGCGGTTGTAGCCCTTCAGCAGGCTGGCTACAAAGTGCTGATTTTAGACAACCTGGTCTACGGCCATCGCGATCTGGTTGAAACCGCCCTAAAGGCGGAACTGATCGTTGGCAGCACCCTAGACAAGGCGCTGCTCAAAGATATCTTTAGCCGCTACGCCGTTGGCGCAGTAATGCACTTCTCCGCCTACGCCTACGTGGGGGAGTCGGTGAGCGATCCCGCCAAGTACTACGAAAACAACGTGGTTGGCACCCTGTCGCTGCTCGATGCCATGGTAGAAGCAGGCATTCAAGCTTTTGTGTTTTCTTCTACCTGTGCCACCTACGGGGTGCCCCAGGAGATGCCCATTACCGAGACCCATCCCCAAAACCCGATCAATCCCTACGGCGCAACCAAACTGATGGTAGAGCGTATTCTCACCGACTATGACAAAGCCTACGATTTGAGGTCGGTGCGGTTTCGCTACTTTAACGCTGCCGGAGCCCACCCCAACGGGCAGCTGGGCGAAGATCACAATCCCGAGACCCACCTGATTCCGCTGGTGCTGCAAACGGCCCTGGGCAAGCGGGAGTCAATTAGCGTCTTCGGTACCGACTACCCTACCCCCGACGGCACCTGCGTGCGCGACTACATTCACGTGTGCGATCTGGCCGACGCCCATATTTTGGGTTTGGAGTACCTGCTGGAGGGGGGGGAAAGCGCGGTGTTCAACCTGGGCAACGGCAGCGGCTTCTCGGTGCGCGAGGTGATTGATGCCGCAGTGCGCATCACCGGGAAATCCATTCCGGTGGTTGAGGGGGATCGTCGCCCCGGCGATCCGCCAGCCCTGGTAGGCAGCAGCGATCGCGCTCGCACCACCCTGGGCTGGAACCCCCAGTACGCCGACATTGACACCATCTTGACCCACGCCTGGGCCTGGCACCAAAAGCGCCACGGATGA